The genomic window CACAAACAGATCAAAGTCAAATTAGTGGAGTCCGTGGCAAGTGAAATGGAGGAAGGCTCCATGGTGGGGATCCAGGAACATGTCCCTTCCCCGAAGAAGTCCATCCTGAACTTCCACCAGGAGAAGATGCTTTTGCTTTTGTACCTTCTTTACTTCCTCCTGCAGGTTGGTGCacagtgtgtgttttctttccttctcatgtTCCAACACCTGCCCTTGGTGAGTCAAGCCATCATTCACTGCAGCACTGACAGCTGCCCCGGGCCCTATTTCTGCCTGATCAGGGGTACTATGGAGAAGCGAATGTCCATCTACACCCTCGTCACCTTGTCCTTCATGATCATCCTCTTCTGCTCAGGTTTCTTCATATACAGCATCCATCATTACCTGTTAAAAGGCATTGCCAGTGCAAAGTTTTGGCTTGACTAATTTTGGAAGGTTTTATTGTGAGTCTTTCCTCCCTTGCACTAGGAACTTCGTATTCCTTTAAATATTGTGTCTGGGGCAGGGCTTCCTCCTGCTAACTTTCTTTGCTTTAGTCCTTCATGAAATAAACCTTGGatgttctgtttccttcttctacAACCAGGCTCAGATTGTCTAACTGTGGAGTGGGTGGTACACAACTTGATAGCATTTCAGAGTTTTCTCAAATGTGTTATCTAATCTTTTCCTCCCCAGAAGCCTTTGGCATTGAGCTTGCTACTTCATTCTTCCAGTGTCTTCAAATCAGGAAGAATTGTCATCGTCTAGGAGCTGAGAGTTTTAAAGATTCAGGGGTGACTGGTTCACTTGTACTCTGGCCTCCCCAGTTTAGGTTGTAAATACAGAGAAGGTAGTTCTTCTCCACAGGAAAATTCTCAGCTGGaatggcagagcaggttccccaAGCTCCTAGATGTGGGCCCAGTCTTACCACCTCACTGAGTCTCCAGTGAGGACTGAATATATCTGGATGAATCCCCCTGGCGAAAGGATGAGAGAGTGTGGCTAGGGTAGGAATGAGGTTTTGTGGAAGCAGTGCACTGGGTTTCTCTGTGCCCAGAATCTTGCCTTACTCCAAGACCTGATCTATCTTGAGTTATGTTGAAACCCAGCTCAAGCCTACACATAGGTGACTTACTAACCGtaatttgggctccctgctgagtcctGTTGTCTGCAAACACAAGGTGGTTTGACCAGCTATGGCTAAAGCTCTTCACATCTGGAGGGAGGCAAAGATAGGGATCAGAGTGAGTCTGTTATAGAGAACGTATGGCTGATTACCTCATCCTGTGCTAGGCAGTCATCCCTAGAAGTAATTTGAATGACCTGAGGCTTGGGCTCCCTCCAGGTGCTTGGTGTACGATGTAGAACAGGGGGCAGTGCCAAGAGCCCCACCTTTTTGGGTACAGTCTGTCTTATCCAAGCAAGCATGATGTTCCCAAATAATTTAGTTGGATGTAGTTGGAATTTTCCTGAGGCTGACCATGGTGGCCCCCAAAGATTTTCTGCCTCCTGGCATCCATGTCTTTGTATAATCCCTCCTTTATGAATGCAGGTAGAAACTGTGACTTCCTTCTAATAAAAAGATGTTACTCCTGGGATTatgtcatattatatattatcccattttagCAGGTTAGAACAAGACTTTCCCTTGTTGGCTTTGAAGAGGCATGCATGGCAGGGAATTGCAGGCAATCTCTTAGAGCTGAGAGTGGCCCCCAGCTGACTGCCAACAGAAAATGGGGTCTTCAGTCATACAActgcaaagaaattaaattctgtCCACAACTTGAATGAAGTGTATTCCTCCCCAGTCAAGCTGCCAGATGAGAATGTAGCCCAGCTTACCTTTAGACTGAGCTTTGGGAAACCATGAGCAGAGGGCCCATGCCTGGGCTTctaacccacagaaactgtgagataatatgtGCAAATTgctttaagctgctaagtttgtggagatttgttacatagcaatagaaaactaacgCACTGACTTCAGGGGTCCCACAATGGTACAAGAGCCAGGGGAGGTTGAGTGGTCTCAGCATTAATGCATCTGTGGAGGCTTTTCCTCCATCCTAGGAAGCAattctgctttgctttcttccagCAGGTGTTTCAGACACAGTTTAAGGGACTCGTATGAGTCTTAGCAGAGAGTGTCAGAGACTGATGTGACTGCTGTTTCTGTCCCCTATCCCTAGCCAGCCCTGGGAAGATTCTCACTGTCCTGAATGATCCATCTTGCTCTGCACTGGACTCAGCAAAGTGAGATCTGAGGTCCCAGCACCTTTTGttgcacacacaaataaatatgtgATCTTGCTGGGCTCACACAGCCCCCACCAGGCACAAAGCTTGGCTGTTGGAGCTGCTAGATGCCACCTTCGACACTCGTTCCAGGCTGGGCATTTTTGTGCATAAGTGTAGGGGCCTCTGAGGCCCCAGTTTGAAACTTAGCTGGGGGTTGTGGGGAAGCCACATCCTGTGGATAAGGTTTTACCCAGTGCAAGCTTTGAGTTGTGTAGAAGAAAGGTTAACTTTGAGAACTGTGAAAAATTTCAGTGGTGAGTCAGAGCCAAGTGTTGCTGTATACCAGTGCCCTGAACAGTGTTTGGTACATGGTAGGGAACCAGTAAATACTGTAtggacaggagcacctgggtggctcagtgggttaagcctctaccttcatctcgggtcatgatcccagggtcctgggatcgagccccacatcgggctctctgctcagcagggagcctgcttcccttcctctctc from Mustela lutreola isolate mMusLut2 chromosome 8, mMusLut2.pri, whole genome shotgun sequence includes these protein-coding regions:
- the LOC131838358 gene encoding uncharacterized protein LOC131838358 produces the protein MAAAAVAGLIPVLHSVAGDKSSYYIGRQLWFGFIAVYGVVVYVVRMPWASIHEDFWCHGNITNPCLIECFEKRFRSPVVGIWYFFFFIFLALFFLMEFFLAQIRHKQIKVKLVESVASEMEEGSMVGIQEHVPSPKKSILNFHQEKMLLLLYLLYFLLQVGAQCVFSFLLMFQHLPLVSQAIIHCSTDSCPGPYFCLIRGTMEKRMSIYTLVTLSFMIILFCSGFFIYSIHHYLLKGIASAKFWLD